One genomic region from Phragmites australis chromosome 1, lpPhrAust1.1, whole genome shotgun sequence encodes:
- the LOC133926788 gene encoding probable carboxylesterase 16, with amino-acid sequence MPSVGVQIYSVFFKLFLRHRLQSLANAPVDPGSAAFGVSCRPDEATAPANPAFSAADGVASKDLHIDPNSSLSVRIFLPTPPPPPHAHLAHPRRASDPAPAAAGAPYRGYLPHAVSSPRAAASARRRLPIVVQFHGGGFVTGRSSGAANDAFCRRVAKLCDAIVVAVGYRLAPESRYPAAFDDGVRVLKWIAKQANLATMNKVRGGVDTFGASTVEPWIAAHGDPARCVLLGSSCGANIADYVTRKVVEDEKLFDPVKVVAQVLMYPFFIGSVPTHSEIRLANSYFYDKSTCILAWRLFLSEKEFNLDHPAANPLAPGRGGPPLKCMPPTLTVIAEHDWMRDRAIAYSEELRKVNVDAPVLDYKDTVHEFATLDVFLKTPQAQACAEDVAIWMKKYISLRGHEFSY; translated from the exons ATGCCGAGTGTCGGCGTGCAGATCTACAGCGTCTTCTTCAAGCTCTtcctccgccaccgcctccaGTCGCTGGCCAACGCCCCGGTGGACCCCGGCTCCGCGGCGTTCGGGGTCTCCTGCCGCCCCGACGAGGCCACCGCTCCGGCCAACCCGGCCTTCTCCGCGGCCGACGGCGTGGCGTCCAAGGACCTCCACATCGACCCCAACTCCTCGCTCTCCGTCCGCATCTTCCTCCccacaccgccgccgccgccgcacgcgcACCTCGCCCACCCGCGACGCGCCAGCGACCCCGCCCcagccgccgccggcgcgcCGTACCGCGGGTACCTCCCGCACGCCGTCTCCTCGCCGCGCGCAGCGGCGTCGGCGCGACGGAGGCTGCCCATCGTCGTGCAGTTCCACGGCGGCGGGTTCGTGACAGGGAGGAGCAGCGGCGCGGCCAACGACGCCTTCTGCAGGAGGGTGGCCAAGCTCTGCGACGCCATCGTCGTGGCGGTAGGCTACAGGCTCGCACCCGAGAGCCGGTACCCGGCCGCGTTTGATGACGGTGTCAGGGTACTCAAGTGGATCGCTAAGCAGGCGAATCTCGCCACGATGAACAAGGTCAGGGGAGGGGTGGACACGTTCGGTGCGTCCACTGTTGAGCCGTGGATTGCTGCACATGGTGATCCGGCAAG ATGTGTTCTACTTGGTTCAAGCTGTGGTGCCAATATTGCTGATTATGTCACTCGGAAGGTGGTTGAAGATGAGAAGCTATTTGACCCAGTTAAGGTTGTTGCACAGGTTCTGATGTATCCCTTCTTCATAGGGAGTGTTCCAACACACTCGGAAATAAGGCTTGCTAACTCATACTTCTATGACAAGTCCACATGTATACTTGCTTGGAGATTATTTTTATCAGAGAAAGAGTTCAACCTGGACCATCCGGCTGCCAACCCTCTGGCACCTGGCAGAGGAGGCCCACCACTGAAATGCATGCCCCCAACCTTGACAGTCATTGCTGAACATGACTGGATGAGGGATCGAGCGATTGCATACTCTGAGGAACTCCGCAAGGTAAATGTCGATGCACCAGTTCTCGACTACAAGGATACGGTTCATGAGTTTGCAACATTGGATGTGTTCCTAAAGACACCGCAGGCCCAGGCCTGTGCCGAGGACGTTGCCATATGGATGAAGAAATACATATCCCTCCGAGGGCACGAGTTCTCATATTAG
- the LOC133890709 gene encoding protein NRT1/ PTR FAMILY 8.2-like: MEMEAAESNGAERRASVRSRWIFWACVFILATNSFQCTAYFGVSTNLVNYLRDRLHEGSKAAANGVTNWQGTNSITPLVAAFLADAFLGRYWTIAIFLLISVVAYVVLTVSAVAALQSAAFYAGLYLLALGGALQPVLTSFGADQFDESDEEERNRQSSFFNWFYQSINVGSLVGGTVLVWVQSSVSWGLGYGIPALFSVLAVAVFLAGTAAYPRHQQPGGSPLTRVAQVIVAAVRKYRLEAPADASTLHECEADDGMSAIQGSRRLAHTDQFRFLDKAAVETADDKAQPSPWRLCTVTQVEELKCLLRLMPVWASGIIFAAAYTQMGTTFILQGDTLDPYVGGFRVPAAVLSVFDTLSVMLWVPLYDRLIVPLARRVTGHGRGFTQLARMGVGLVVLAVAMLAAGTLEVERRRVIARHGMYDSNTGADGAYLPLSIFWQVPQYFVVGASEVFTFIGQMEFFYHQAPDAMRSLCSGLSATSFALGNYLSSALLTAVARATARGGQGGWIPDDINRGHLDDFFWLLAVLCFGNFIVYLLIARWYTYKKTVD; the protein is encoded by the exons ATGGAGATGGAGGCCGCGGAATCAAACGGCGCCGAACGCCGGGCATCTGTGAGGAGTCGCTGGATTTTCTGGGCCTGCGTTTTCATCCTCG CGACCAACAGCTTCCAGTGCACCGCCTACTTCGGCGTGTCCACCAACCTGGTGAACTACCTCAGGGACCGGCTGCACGAGGGCAGCAAGGCCGCCGCGAACGGCGTCACCAACTGGCAGGGAACGAACTCCATCACGCCGCTCGTCGCCGCCTTCCTCGCCGACGCCTTCCTCGGCAGATACTGGACCATCGCGATCTTCTTGCTCATCTCCGTCGTG GCCTACGTGGTGTTGACGGTGAGCGCCGTGGCGGCGCTGCAGAGCGCGGCGTTCTACGCGGGGCTGTACCTGCTGGCGCTGGGCGGCGCGCTGCAACCGGTGCTGACGTCGTTCGGGGCGGACCAGTTCGACGagtccgacgaggaggagcgcaACCGGCAGAGCTCCTTCTTCAACTGGTTCTACCAATCCATCAACGTGGGCTCGCTCGTCGGCGGCACCGTGCTCGTGTGGGTGCAGTCCAGCGTCAGCTGGGGGCTCGGGTACGGCATCCCAGCGCTGTTCAGCGTGCTGGCCGTTGCGGTGTTCCTTGCCGGCACCGCCGCGTACCCGCGCCACCAGCAGCCGGGCGGCAGCCCGCTCACCAGGGTCGCACAAGTGATCGTCGCCGCGGTTAGGAAGTACCGCCTCGAGGCGCCGGCCGACGCGTCGACGCTGCACGAGTGCGAGGCCGACGACGGCATGTCCGCGATACAGGGGAGCCGCCGGCTCGCGCACACCGACCAGTTCAG GTTCCTGGACAAGGCGGCGGTGGAGACGGCGGACGACAAGGCGCAGCCGAGCCCGTGGCGTCTGTGCACGGTGACGCAAGTGGAGGAGCTCAAGTGCCTGCTCCGGTTGATGCCGGTGTGGGCAAGCGGCATCATCTTCGCGGCGGCGTACACGCAGATGGGCACCACCTTCATCCTCCAGGGAGACACGCTGGACCCGTACGTCGGCGGCTTCCGCGTCCCCGCCGCCGTGCTCTCCGTCTTCGACACCCTCAGCGTCATGCTCTGGGTGCCGCTCTACGACCGTCTCATCGTCCCGCTCGCGCGCCGCGTCACGGGCCACGGGCGCGGGTTCACGCAGCTGGCGCGCATGGGCGTGGGCCTCGTCGTGCTCGCCGTCGCCATGCTGGCCGCCGGCACGCTCGAGGTGGAGCGGCGTCGCGTCATCGCGCGGCACGGCATGTACGACTCTAACACGGGAGCGGACGGGGCGTACCTGCCGTTGTCCATCTTCTGGCAGGTGCCGCAGTACTTTGTGGTGGGCGCGTCGGAGGTGTTCACGTTCATCGGGCAGATGGAGTTCTTCTaccaccaggctccggacgccATGAGGAGCCTTTGCTCGGGGCTGTCCGCGACATCGTTCGCGTTGGGAAACTACTTGAGCTCGGCGCTCCTGACCGCCGTGGCTCGCGCGACGGCGCGGGGCGGGCAGGGCGGGTGGATTCCCGACGATATCAACCGTGGACACCTCGACGACTTCTTCTGGCTGCTCGCCGTGCTCTGCTTCGGCAACTTCATCGTCTACCTGCTCATCGCGCGGTGGTACACGTACAAGAAGACCGTGGACTAA